CTTTAAATGGTATATAATGTTGAGGATACGCATGCAAGATGTAGCAGGTGCAAGTCGGAATGTAGAACCGGAATAGATATAGACAGGATAACTGCAAAAATTAGGAATACCTTAATAGTTGAAAAATTCTCATTTTCCATCGACTTTTACTTCTGGTTGAGACGGTTCTAAAAACATAGTGATTCTTGATTCACATGTAACTAAAAAATTTGAACTACTTCTTATTCGTGATTTGGCTATCCGTCAAGCATTTGCTAGATACATTTTCGAGTTTTCTATACTTTCACACATTGTGGGCTATTCGTGATATTTGTAACATGTTCTTCTTCTACTCGTGGAACCGGTTAGCGATATACGTCGAGTCGATCAAAATCCAGTCTTTTCCATGTTGGACATACccagttctttttcttttaaatcatCACATCGCAAACGGTTCTTAATCGAGAAAGACCATCTGCACCTCCGTGGAGAGGTTTGTTCATTATACGTTAGCGAGTACTAGTTCGTTAGGAAGATGATTTGGGAAAAAACCGAAGCTTTCGTCGTTCGATCGATAATGGAACAAAACTGGCAATTGTTCCtgtcttttatttgttttaattttgcttatttaatatcaaatttttccctCGTCTGTTATCTTCTTTGTGCAGCTGGGCTCACCCTTTTGATTTCAGCTTTTTTCAACACACTTTCGGTAAGCATTACACATTTTATTTCATAATTTTACGTATTGTATAATAACACAGCGTACCAGCTTTCACTTGGCTGAAAAGAAAGgtagttgtagttagtttctAACGGTATTTGACGaacgagcaaaagaaaactAGACAAACTTCTTAGAGGAAAAATATATCCTACTTGTTCTCAAATAAGTAGACTAACCTGTTTTTTTGTGAAACAGTTCGTGTTACGTTGCGCATGCCAACTTTTAATATTCCAATGCTCTAAAGTATTTAGTTCTATCTCATGAATACCTATTGCTAATGGTCTATTTAATTCTTTTgtacaaaacaaacaaaacaaaacaaaataccaCGAAATGGTGGATTCTGTAGATAACGTGCAAAGGCCGTGGAGTTCTCGTCACCGGATGTGATACGGGATTCGGACACGAGCTGGCCAAGAAATTACATTCATGTGGGTTCACTGTTTTTGCCGGTTGTCTCGATGGGAGGAGCAATGGAGCCATCAGACTGAAGAGATTGGGCGATGAGTCGGGACGACTTCACGTAATCGCAATTGATGTTACCAGTCAGGAAGATGTAGACAAAGCTCTCTGTTATGTCGAGGAAAATCTTCCCGAACATGGACTTTGGGGTCTTGTTAACAATGCCGGCCAGTCCAGCAGTCTTGGATTTTTGGAATGGACTCCAATGAAAATTTACGAAAAGGTATACGAATGTTAGcctatacatttttttcctcccaAGTTTGAGCCTCTTGATTATTAGCTTTCATGAATCATATTCGAATTTCATTACAGGTTATGGCGGTTAATGTATTTGGGGTCTTTCGCGTGACAAATGCTTTTTTGCCGCTCATCCGCAAAAGCCAAGGAAGGATCGTCAATGTGTCTTCGATTTTGGCCCGCActttgtttccattttctgGCTCCTACACGATCACGAAGAGCGTGATTGATGCGTATACAACCATTCTTCGTCTCGAGATGAAACGTTTCAACGTCAAAGTGGTTGTCGTCGAACCGGGAAACTTCATGACGGCTACCAACTTCAGTACTTGCAACGGTCAAGGCGGATTTGCCTTCAATTCTCGACGCATGTGGGACCAATTGGACGAGAAAATTCAAAACGACTACGGGAAGAATTCTTTAGAGCGGCAAATATGCATTGCGGAAAAGTTGGTTGAAATATCTGTAAGTTTGTCGCGATTGACTGGATTCACTTTAATGAcgcgattttatttttaacttttgacGTTTTTGGAATTTAGGAAGGAGAACCGAGTTACGTCGTGAATGCCATGGCGAGTGGCATTCTTCGCTTGTATCCTAAAAACCGATATTTTATCGCTTCACTTTCTGATAAAATAATGGCGTGCAGTATACAGTATTTGCCTCTTTGCATTAGCGATCTTCTCGTCTCGGGAATTGAATCTCATACGATTCCAATCGCCATTTTACATTACGTTAAGTACCTTGTATTGGTTCCTTCATTCGTAATTCTACTTTTGCTGGCTGCCGTCCTTCGTACGATCAGTGTGTAAATGTCTAACGCACAACAGGTGACTATTCCGTTTAATTAGAATTGAACAAACACAGCTTTAAAGGGAAAACATCTTTTACTATGTAGATGTTGTGCTTTTCCCCCGCCAGTAGATGAGATGTAATGAATTTGTGCTTAATACAGTATTTAGAGCAAATCTCTTAATTGGTTGTTTTAATTAGTGTTCACAAGGAGTTTCAAATAGTTGGACAGGAAGCTAATTGTGTAGGTGGGAAGGTGATTCAAACGCGGATGTAACATTTTTCGTGCCGAGACGATGTGATCCTTTCTTTCATCTGGCAGTTGATTCAAGGTGATGGAAGTGAAAGGCTCTAAATATAAACAATTATTTCGAAggaaaaacaataatttcATCAGAATCCGCTGCAACCGGTTTTCACAATAAAGGAAGTTACGGTGATGGGAGTTCGATGACTTGTAGGTTAACGAATATGCTGAGCCGCTCCGTACTCTGTCCTGGAAAACTCGTATCAATAGAGGGCagtatatattttgttttaatttaaaaagcaGCATAAAATTGGTGAGCCGTAAAATATGCGCTCTGACGTAAAGCTAGCGTAGTTGACATACACTAATTCATGTATACCAATTAATTGCTGTAGGCCTATGTGCCATTGTAGCTCCTCATATGAAGACATGGTTTGGCTTTCTGTGTTAGTGTTGCGCTCAATAACGTTGACGTGGAAATAGAGAGGGATGTCAGTTATTGACAATCTTCGGTTCAATAACTTTTCTTTAACTTGTGTATATTAGCTAAATCATCAGAACGCGTAGGCTTCTACATTTTTACTTGCGCTCTGCTTGAATAGTAATGCTTAATTAATTATATCCGTATTTGGTCCGATGTCTGAATTTGTTAGACCTGTTTGTAAATTGCCTTTTGATCTTAGCCCTTGAGCACTGACCAAATGTTACGTACATGTGTATTAGTTTTTGTCCTTATGTAacggtttttatttttaccttatTTATCCCTGGTCTTTTGGGTAGAAATCTTCACAACACATTAGCTGCACTGCATATCCCGTTATTTACTTGAGTTGATCCATGAATCATGAATCAAGTCGCACCCTTTATTCGTTTGGCTTCTCATTGTAGCGCCTTACTAGCATGTAAACtggtttacattttttgttattgttttgcTCCGCGCCATTCACGAtagaaaatcaagttttgcATCGTGGTCCACTTTTATAGACGGAGCTTACGTATTTGGATGAGTATCAGcgtaaattttgaatttagaAAAAGGTCATCTTTGAATGTGTTTTAAAAATGCCTTGGCCTTCTTCGATTTTTGGGCTAATCTAAAttgattatttgttttttgcaCAGCTCTCTGATTTTCAATGAAGTCTACTCTAATCTTGGAATAGAGAAACATAGagaaattgtttgatttttttttttttttgtaattagAATTCCCTCATTTCGTGTGGCAAATCGTGAATTTGATTCAAAAATTGTAACTGTTTCCTTTGATTTACATCGTGTTAAGATCCGTCCCTAAATCAAAATGCCCTAAACCACACGAATGGTGCCAATGACCTATTCACGTTCAACTCCACTTTGCCAGAAACCGGAAAGTCACGAGTaccgtgaaaaaaacaaaaacaggctCACCATCTCCAACAGTTGATTCTTCAGTTACTTCCCTCGCAGTCTACCTTTAGATTAACCGGTTATCAATAGCAACATGGTATTCAAAAGACTCCATTTGTTGTTGAGCTCCGCGCAGTATACGTGTAACTGCTGGCCGAGATAAGTTCCcttgttatttgtttgtttgctggATTGCGACTCATCGATGCATCACTCGTCGGAAATGAAAATTGGGGATTATGAAGAAGTGGAGGAATTTATTTCCCAAATCATTGCGCAGTTGCGAAGTATTTTCAACTGGCAATTTTTCACGTCGTTTGTTTTATTCTATTTCGCCTATTTGACGGCCAACTTTACGCTCGGAAGTTATTTACTGTGCGCAACCGGACTCGCGCTTTTAATCGCCACGTATAGAAACTCAATTTCGGTAAGcaaatttgatttgtttattcaattttaagctggaaaaaatatttgttatttctttttttctttgtaacCTAATCACGGATAAGGTAACGCAAGAAGGGCGGGCTGTTCTCATCACCGGATGTGATTTCGGGTACGGATACGAACTGGCAAAGAAGCTGCGCGCTAGCAATTTCACCGTTTTCGCTGGTTGTTCCGACGCCAAGAGCAATGGAGCCATTAGTTTGAAAAATTTGGATAATCAAACTGGACGGCTTCACGTTATCCAAATGGACGTCAGTAATCAGGAAGAGGTGGACGACGCACTCCATTATGTCAAGGAACACCTTCCGGAAAACGGCCTGTGGGGTATCGTCAATAATGCGGATGAATCCAGCTGTCCAGGCTTCTTGGAATGGTCTCCTATTGAAAACTACGAGAAGgtaaatatatttatacatatatgtatactgttCTTCTGTGTTTCTGATGgtgtcaaatgaaaaaaatgtgttagaCAATGGCGGTCAATTTATTTGGTGCCATCCGCGTGACAAACTCGTTTTTGCCGCTCATCCGCGAGAGCCAGGGGAGGATAGTAAATGTGTCTTCATTGTTGAGTCGTGTACCATCGCCTTTTAACGGACCTTACGCCATTGCCAAAAGCGCAATTGACTCTTATTCGGCCATTCTTCGTGCCGAGATGAAACGCTTCAACGTTCAAGTCGTCGTTGTTGAACCCGGCAACTTAGCGGAAGGCGCCAATTTCAATTCCGCTAAAAGAGAATTCACCCGTATGATTCGCCGCACGTGGGACCTACTAGACGATGGACTCCGGCAGGATTACGGGCAAAATTACGTAGAACAACAGATTGAAATCGGTCAAATGTCTATGCAATTATCCGTAAGTTTAAACACCTTTTAAACGTTTGTTTTTCGGttctctgttgttttttttacgtaaTGGGATATTTGAAACGTAACATTTTTCACTTCGTGAAACAGGAGACAGACATCGGTTCTGTTGTGGAGGCAATGGTCAAGGCTGTTTCTCAATTGCATCCCAGGGATCGATATGCTGTTGCGTCAATGACGGAAAAATGTGTCGCTTACGGAATGCAGTACCTGCCTCTTTGGTTAACAGACCACCTATTGCCTACGATGGAAGCGCAAACGTATTTGAGTTACCTATCTTATTTAGAACctttcattttaatttaatgagtcttttttcaattttttattcaattaatGGCATCTCGTTTGTCCTACGTGAcacgtgttttttttggttttttttattgttttttttaaatataactTTTGTGCTCATTCCTCCAGAATTGGAGTTGATAGAATTATTTTACGCTTGAtttctgtttgtattttgTCCTATTTGTGTTTGGCCTGAATACCAAGGTTCACCCAAAAAAGGATTCCGCAGCTGCATGTTTGATAAACTAATCAAGCCAAGCAAAAAGAGCATTGTTTGGCAGAGGTATTTGTCTATTGGCTAGAAATaactcaaataaaaaaacttaaaaaaaaaactggattGTTAACCCTTAAGCTAAGCCGACTTTCGTCGGTCACACAATCCGACCATGAATAATGTATGGTCTCTCAATCAGATTGGACGGAAATGTATCAAATAGCGGGAATTTGAATAACTGAATAAAGTTTTCGGCAATGCGTTCCCGCTTGCGCAAGAATTTTGTCAAACAGAATTCTTGGAAATACTGGTGACGTAATTTTACCAAAAGTTATCACATCctaccactagatggcattTATCTTTcccaaaaagacaaaaaatttttttttacaggttgACAAGCTTTCACGGAACGCGGAATCGGGACTCAcgacaacaagaaaaaaattgaacgcGGAAACAACTGCCAACGTGTAATGAATGATGTGCTACGCAAGCAGTTGGCAATCCATTTCTACGAGTTCGCAGTACCGCCCTGCTGTAAGAGAATCCTTCATCATCAATTAAGactcgtaaaaaaaaaccccaaaaaaactCCAGTCACAAAGAAGGGTTATAGATAAATGGCAGCCAGCTGAATCCGCCTACGATTCACGTTAGGCATGACTCATCTATTATGCGGCAACTGGCGATCCATTCACAAAGTGTTAAACACACCCGCGCAGTAACGATCGTgtctgaaaattaaaaaaacaaaattaataattaatttttcatagGTTTTTATTATAGATGTCTGCTGGACTTGCGCATCTTAGCTTAAAATCATATACAATTGCCAATGCAAAACGACAGCCATCCGCTTCATAACCATTTGaaatattcttttcttttttttttctttttctaggaaaatattaaaaatcatTGCGAAAGGGATGTGGAAACGTGCCATAAGCCACGCTAATGATGAACGCCCATTTCAGCTGAGCACTAAAAGTTCATTCCATTTTGGTATTTCAAAACACGCTTGATGAACGCAAACGATTCATCCCCTAgcagatatttaaaaaaaaaaagaaaagaaatgaggCTGGTTGTTATACCTGCCATGAAATGAACGccctaattttgtttttgtctgtTGCTCAACGGCCTTTCATATTTCTGTTAAGTCATTGCAATAACGAAACATGTGTGTGTGCTgagacaagaagaaaaactggGCAATCTACGAATCCAAATATAGCCGCTGGGACACGCTTAAGTTGATTGAACTCGAGCACGGCACAGGGAAAAGAGAAACTTCGctcttataaaaaaaaaaaaaaaaagactagagGGATCTTTacgtatatatttatacatacAGAGCAGGCCTATATGGAGCTGAAAGATTCAGTGCTTCTGGGCTTGTTCCGACAAAGCCTTAAAAACAGCGCCATAAGGCCCCCTACTCAacctttaatttcttttttttttttagatttttaacaagaaaaaaaaaggctattcACCGGAGACAAAGATCAAAAGACCGCCTAACTCGAAGATGGGCGGAGatgtttttatatttcttcGTCAAATGCACTACACCGGAAACACAGAGTCCACCTTGATCTTGTTTCCTCTCCATCTTCttcttacttttttattttatttttttcagttagttagttttttttccttcatctAAACAAGTCACAGTAAATAGATCGGGGTTCTGGGCAACTGCTGGAAATAGCATTTTCTGTTTTCAGTTGCTGGaacaccacacacacaaaaaaaaagccgagctgacaagttcttttttctttagcgCTCGTTTGGCAAAAAGCCCAAAAGAACAGCAGCGTTCAccaatcgttttttttgttgatgtgTTGTGGTCCTTATTCTCATGCAACGTTTCAAACGATGCACTTCGTCGATGTCTAACAAAGCGGCGGTACATTTTAAGTATAGACGATGGTGTTGTTGGCATTCGCCAATTACACGAACGGAGCCGAAAATGTTACAACGCCAGCTGGCGTTTTTCGATCATCGTCCCTGTTTTGCATCCACTACGTCAGACACTCGGTGAGCTATTTGTATATAAAATACGGGACAAATCGAAATAGAGACACGCACGATTCATGGCgcaatggtttttttttttttttcttttgatttgggAAACGTACGTCTTAACCGCCAGCAATGTGGTTATTTGCAATAAACATCCTGCTTTGACAATTTCCCGTCGCCAGCGGGATGTATTTTTGTTATACGATACATTCGAATAACTTGTCTTTTCTAGTTGCGGAGATTGACGCAATCAATCGAaaggggcaaaaaaaaaagagagtcaTCCGACctccattatttttttttaggaaaaaaaggagaccATGGTCGTGACTCACGCCCGCGTGAGTCGCTGAGTCGTCAACAGTAGGCGACTGCGCAgacaatttttgaaatgtcaactattttctctttgattttttggctcttttttttcttctttgctttaGGTGCTACCAACAAGCTGAAGGCTAACAGTTGAAGAGTTTGACTCATCAATCATTGATTGTATGCTCAGTCTATATCTGCagtgtaaaaaacaaaaacgaaaatctgtttttctttctgttgttCAAAACTGTGAACTCGTGAAATGGAATGCGTGTCTAACTCGTTAGTCACCATACATTCTATAGATGACAGTTTGCTGGTTGCGAAGTTGACATTTATTCAGATCAATCAACACTCAACAAGCTATGAGGGGTCAGCCCCAGTTTGATGAATAGGCTGTAAGATTGTTGTGTGTTAGGCCTACATATGCACTACTGTGCAGCAACTCGGAATATATTTGCATGAAACAGACAGCCATTTTTTGTCAGCCCCATTCATCACAGACAAACAAGAACGCAGACAAAACGGGGGAATCGAACATAATCGACTAGAGTGATACAGCGCAATGTCCGTCCTGGTATTATTAGCAATTCAAATGCAAGAAAGATAAGAAATATGTTGAGATTATTTCTTTAGATTTCTGTGGGGCGTTTTTGTAGATAGAAAACCTCTGAATATTTAGGCCTTTCGGCTTTTAAGTAGCTGAAAATATACATGTGGAACTCTTACACAACAATGTCGATATTTTCGTTGCTGTTCGTGTTACTATATTTAATGAGATGACATACCGTATGCACACCATAGTTCTTTCTCCTagtttcttattttgttttaattttttttttcacctatATTTAAACTCGGCCGTATAACAAGAACTCATCAGgaaactttcttttttggttCGAATATCTTGATACACCTCTGTCTTTGGCTGTCGTTGCTGATTAGATGCTAATTATCTTCTCTCCGACATCCTCGTTAGTGCACACAGGCCAATGCTGCCCAAAGTCAGATTTGTTGAAACAAAGCGTTGGGACCATCTTAGACAGAAAATGATTCTCTTTAACGACTTTTGACGTCAACTTTTTAACAAACGGCGGTAGCACAAGCTCGTCCAAATAGTTCCCCGTCGAAGATTTTACGGACCAGtaggatttcttttctttattattatttatacttttttttttttttgttctttttttgttttttagaagAGCAAAAAGTGTTTGACTCGCTCGTGGAACTAAGCCATCATCCGCTATACAGCTGCTGtccaataaaaacaaaagaaaaatgttgatgAGATTTTGAAGAGTTTCCAACATGAccatctttaagaaaaataatacgttttcctttctttcctttGCGTTTGTGTTATTGTTTTGAAAAGTTGCAGcctttatttttgaaaagagaTGGAAGAAGCGATGCCAGAAATCGTCATTTCGTGTGCCCAGTGACAAGTGGATATAAAAAAAGTGGTTCTTAGATTTGGGTGTTCTTTACAAAAAGGCAAGGTAAGAAATAAACAAGGTGTCGACAAACCGTGTGGGGGGGAGGGACgaaaatttttagaaaatatttCGCAGGGAATCAGTTGTGACGTGACAAATGACACATCACAACTGACCTTCGTTTGGATGAGATGGTCAACCCATTTCGAAAAGATTCAAGGATAACGAATTTTTTATGAAAGTGTGGCAAGGACGTTCAAGGAGGAAGGTGTGAAAAAAGGGAGAATTAAAAGGTGGAAATAATACGCAAATGTAGTAAAAACCTTATCTCATTGACTACAATCAAGGTGATTTTTCATGTATCGCAAAAACACAGAGGATGGTTTAGGAAGGCCCGGGTTCGAATCCCGCCAGAGtctacatttattttttctttcaaaatccTCTTGCCCTTCTACTTTTAAAACCTTCTTAAGACATAGGTGGGCAGTTCAACTTTCCAATATTTTTATCCACAGGTATGGTGATATAATAATTTGTGGGCATTTTATAGGTGGCGGCTCCACTTTCAAGTGAGCTTAAATGAGGAAATCCTTTTCTTTATTGTGTacatatttgtttttgcctCTCAGAAAAACGCATTAGACAAAAATGCCATGTACACATACTTTAGCCTAGCAGAAAAATGATGTGTTCATTTCGTTCGCCATTCCTGTTCCCGGCCCTTGCATCGTTTGCACGTACGTATACGATTACTGTAGCTCTTGTCTATATACACAGTGGTAGGAGTAACCCGTTTTATTCTCGCTCGCCATTGTTTATGACAATGTCGTGATCCTGCTGCTGCCcccaaaacagaaaaagaaacaaaactatGCGCGTAGCAGCTGGAGAAATGTATGTGCACACGAAGAataaatcaagaaagaaaaaagaatgaaaatcttttatttttgaaacaaaaatattcgaatgtggtcgttaaaaaaaacaacaatccagaaacaagaaaaacgaagaaaaatgcGCTAACGCAAATGACGAAAGTCTTTTTTGATTTACAAGTCaaaagatgaaaaacaaaaggtttCATCACGCTGGAAAACCGATGCACCATTGTGACTCTGTTGGAAAGCGACTTCTCCTCCTCTCATAATGATTTCAAAACACGCGCCCTGACTTTCTGGTCCGCTATAAATCGCTTATTTTATCACCCCTCCCTCCCGACTCTTTGTTTCACTGCCTCCCCACAACAGCATAAAATTTTTCATCGACAACAAAAACGACTTTTGATTCATTAAAAGCACATCACCTGGCGCGTACTCCACCCTCGGGACTTTAAACACCAGTTCCATTTTTCGAAGTCTAGTGCCACCGATATCCCACAGATGGCGTTTCTTCAGATACACCACTGCGCTAGCGCGCCTCTCCAACGTGAAAactcccacacacacacactgtcTCGTGAGTCACTTACGAACCTATGCACACAACAAGGGGAATACTTGCAGTGAGCAACCACGGTTCACGAGAGTCTTGGCGTGTTAGTAAGAACGTCTAGGGTTGCTCGTGAGGGCTGCCACTTCAGTGTGTGTCGCGTGCTCGCGAAGAGCAGACGACTGTATATTTACCCAGTGACTCGTGTGGTCAGACGTTCGTGTGGCTGCTCTTCGAGagttccctttctttttttgaaacaaaaataaataccaacTAAAGCCGTGGCCGAAGTTTATCGTGAATGTTTGTTGACTAAATTGGTGCGTCTAAATAAGACAGTAACTGGAAAGAGTCAGTGCCAAATCCTTGGACTTGCTGTTCTTGGCCAAGAGGGTGGACAACATTGTGTAATCAAGAGACTGCtgaacaattgaaaaaaaagagagaaaaaggaacaATTGACGGCCTGAGGGTCTTGTGTCCGTTCGCCATGCAATTATTTTATCGGAATCATCTTCATCTCGCCCAGTCGTGGCAACAGGTACGACAACGAGGGCAAGAAATTGCCCTATCATCGTAATAATCGTGAAAAAATATGAACGTTGTCTAGACGTTTTCATTagatttcatttgatttgagAATTTCGAAAATGCATGCCTGTCTTGTTGCTCGCAGTTCGCTCTAGAAATGGTGAAGAACAAAAGATCACTCGTTAGTTTGCATGTCACCTCGCGTCCAGTTAGAAAGTGGCA
This genomic stretch from Daphnia magna isolate NIES linkage group LG10, ASM2063170v1.1, whole genome shotgun sequence harbors:
- the LOC116931539 gene encoding D-beta-hydroxybutyrate dehydrogenase, mitochondrial, coding for MIWEKTEAFVVRSIMEQNWQLFLSFICFNFAYLISNFSLVCYLLCAAGLTLLISAFFNTLSITCKGRGVLVTGCDTGFGHELAKKLHSCGFTVFAGCLDGRSNGAIRLKRLGDESGRLHVIAIDVTSQEDVDKALCYVEENLPEHGLWGLVNNAGQSSSLGFLEWTPMKIYEKVMAVNVFGVFRVTNAFLPLIRKSQGRIVNVSSILARTLFPFSGSYTITKSVIDAYTTILRLEMKRFNVKVVVVEPGNFMTATNFSTCNGQGGFAFNSRRMWDQLDEKIQNDYGKNSLERQICIAEKLVEISEGEPSYVVNAMASGILRLYPKNRYFIASLSDKIMACSIQYLPLCISDLLVSGIESHTIPIAILHYVKYLVLVPSFVILLLLAAVLRTISV
- the LOC123476917 gene encoding D-beta-hydroxybutyrate dehydrogenase, mitochondrial-like, which produces MHHSSEMKIGDYEEVEEFISQIIAQLRSIFNWQFFTSFVLFYFAYLTANFTLGSYLLCATGLALLIATYRNSISVTQEGRAVLITGCDFGYGYELAKKLRASNFTVFAGCSDAKSNGAISLKNLDNQTGRLHVIQMDVSNQEEVDDALHYVKEHLPENGLWGIVNNADESSCPGFLEWSPIENYEKTMAVNLFGAIRVTNSFLPLIRESQGRIVNVSSLLSRVPSPFNGPYAIAKSAIDSYSAILRAEMKRFNVQVVVVEPGNLAEGANFNSAKREFTRMIRRTWDLLDDGLRQDYGQNYVEQQIEIGQMSMQLSETDIGSVVEAMVKAVSQLHPRDRYAVASMTEKCVAYGMQYLPLWLTDHLLPTMEAQTYLSYLSYLEPFILI